A genomic window from Planococcus rifietoensis includes:
- a CDS encoding amino acid ABC transporter permease: MPELLVTVYDVFIRTYPGFLEATLVTLQLTAVGVILGTLIGLVFALMKISGSKILQAIANIYITIIRGTPLIVQIMFLYFGIVEFYTMSNFWAGAIALGVHNGAYIAEIFRGAIQGVDPGQREASMSLGMNRKQTMQRIVFPQALRRSIPPLGNQFIITLKDSSLVYIIGVAEIFSLGNREAAQSYQPFESFLVVGVYYLVLVMIFTLLLRLYENRLDVDKT; the protein is encoded by the coding sequence ATGCCGGAATTACTTGTCACGGTTTATGATGTTTTTATTCGAACGTATCCAGGCTTCCTGGAAGCTACACTCGTCACCTTGCAATTGACGGCTGTTGGTGTCATTCTCGGAACGCTAATCGGCTTAGTGTTTGCGCTGATGAAGATTTCGGGTTCTAAAATTTTACAAGCAATTGCCAACATCTACATTACAATCATTCGCGGTACGCCTTTGATTGTTCAAATTATGTTTTTGTATTTTGGAATTGTTGAATTTTACACGATGTCGAACTTTTGGGCAGGGGCAATTGCGCTTGGTGTTCATAATGGCGCCTACATCGCAGAGATTTTCCGCGGAGCGATCCAAGGAGTGGACCCAGGCCAGCGCGAAGCGAGTATGTCGCTTGGGATGAACCGCAAGCAGACGATGCAGCGGATTGTATTCCCGCAGGCACTGCGCCGATCCATCCCGCCGCTTGGCAACCAGTTCATCATCACGCTGAAAGATTCGTCGCTTGTCTATATTATTGGTGTTGCGGAAATCTTTTCCCTCGGCAATCGGGAAGCTGCGCAGTCCTACCAGCCATTCGAATCATTTCTGGTCGTCGGGGTTTACTACCTCGTGCTCGTCATGATTTTCACGCTGCTCTTGCGCCTGTATGAAAACCGGCTTGATGTGGACAAAACCTAA
- a CDS encoding transporter substrate-binding domain-containing protein, with protein MNKKFTTAGVILTAGMLLAACGSDDSTTGSEGSSEGAAGSDLNLLEEGQFTTASSGLYKPFSFEEGGELKGFDIDIGNAIAEEMGLEPSPVTTPFETIIQGLNSNRFDAIIGSMSKTAERAEQVSFSDPYYYSGGAIFVREGTTDIQSVDDLADKKIGVVGQTTYDTVAQEHTDDIQYYSSDVVALQDLEIEGRLDAVITADVVGFEAQNEGLAVEMVGEPLWVEQPSIAVRKDDEELLAAVNEALDTIIENGTYEEISQKWFGRNLLDIDLEGVEVLE; from the coding sequence ATGAATAAAAAATTTACAACGGCAGGCGTAATTTTAACAGCAGGCATGCTTTTGGCAGCCTGTGGATCGGATGACTCAACCACCGGCTCGGAAGGATCAAGCGAAGGAGCGGCAGGAAGTGATTTGAACCTTCTTGAAGAAGGGCAATTTACAACTGCTTCTAGTGGACTATACAAACCGTTCAGTTTTGAAGAAGGAGGCGAACTTAAAGGGTTTGACATTGATATCGGCAATGCAATTGCAGAAGAGATGGGACTGGAACCCAGTCCGGTGACTACACCATTTGAAACCATCATCCAAGGTTTGAACTCAAACCGCTTTGATGCAATTATCGGTTCAATGTCTAAAACGGCAGAGCGCGCCGAACAAGTCAGCTTCTCTGATCCCTACTATTATTCAGGAGGCGCCATTTTTGTACGTGAAGGAACGACCGATATCCAATCTGTTGATGATCTGGCAGATAAGAAGATTGGGGTAGTCGGCCAGACGACATATGATACGGTGGCTCAAGAACATACCGATGATATCCAATACTATTCCAGTGATGTAGTAGCTTTACAGGATTTAGAAATTGAAGGCCGTCTTGATGCCGTTATTACAGCAGACGTAGTCGGATTCGAAGCCCAGAATGAGGGCTTGGCTGTTGAAATGGTGGGAGAACCGCTATGGGTAGAGCAGCCTTCCATCGCTGTTCGCAAAGATGATGAGGAACTACTTGCTGCAGTTAATGAAGCCTTGGATACAATCATTGAGAACGGCACCTACGAAGAAATTTCACAAAAATGGTTCGGCCGCAATCTCCTCGATATTGACCTTGAAGGCGTAGAAGTTCTTGAATAA
- a CDS encoding MurR/RpiR family transcriptional regulator produces MQDLLRNVSASYNDFSSGQKKIADLFFHEPIFIAFSSALEVGRRVQVSESTVIRWTQKLGYKGYTEFQHTLQRKLAEERLDNAQQEQPAAADQSFLENLLDADITSILKLKQTINEESLLQVVDRISQSDQRYVTGNFFDFGLAEWFGGWLGSALGNTAMMQPGTAAYYGQMAELGPHDTIIAFAFPRYTRTLMDTLEQAKRKGAKVIVLTDKEESPAAKSADIVLTVSVNANLNIDSYTAVHALLTSVMRFVYVKEHAKVKEKLARLETAYTDQDIFI; encoded by the coding sequence ATGCAGGATTTACTGCGAAATGTGTCAGCTTCTTATAATGATTTCAGTTCTGGGCAAAAAAAGATAGCAGACCTCTTTTTCCACGAACCGATTTTCATTGCTTTTTCATCCGCCTTGGAAGTCGGAAGGCGCGTACAGGTCAGCGAATCGACCGTCATCAGGTGGACACAGAAGCTCGGCTATAAGGGTTATACAGAGTTTCAGCATACGCTCCAGCGCAAGCTGGCGGAAGAGCGGCTGGACAATGCGCAGCAGGAACAGCCTGCTGCTGCGGACCAGTCGTTTCTTGAAAACTTGCTCGATGCAGACATCACCAGCATCCTCAAGCTCAAGCAAACGATTAATGAAGAAAGTTTATTGCAAGTGGTCGACCGCATCAGCCAGTCTGATCAGCGCTACGTCACAGGCAATTTCTTCGATTTCGGCTTGGCTGAATGGTTCGGTGGCTGGCTTGGCAGTGCACTCGGAAATACAGCGATGATGCAGCCGGGCACTGCCGCCTATTATGGGCAGATGGCCGAACTTGGACCGCACGATACAATCATTGCGTTCGCATTCCCGCGCTATACGCGCACCTTGATGGATACTTTGGAGCAAGCAAAGCGTAAAGGGGCGAAAGTGATCGTCTTGACCGACAAGGAAGAATCGCCAGCTGCGAAAAGCGCCGACATCGTACTCACCGTTTCCGTCAATGCGAACTTGAATATTGATTCTTATACGGCGGTCCATGCGTTATTGACATCGGTCATGCGCTTTGTCTATGTCAAAGAGCATGCGAAAGTGAAAGAAAAACTGGCACGGCTAGAAACGGCTTACACTGATCAGGACATCTTCATATAA
- a CDS encoding carotenoid biosynthesis protein, giving the protein MKWEDRIFKLFIFWYICGVILLGFDLLPSWLEWANAFFLILAGTLGFLYLWRRFGPAIGGSIGVLIFFSTFIVEWAGADSGFLFGSYDYTDRFAPNVFGVPIAIGFAWLMVMATSHVIARWIVPGGGFLYAVTGGIAAVIIDLIIDPVAYKVKGYWLWEDTGFYYDIPWTNFTGWFIVAFILHLILDAAFKKQRLEVSAGQAEKRMALLYVLMIALFVLLGLINGLWLAAFLTSILTAAIVVLAWKRRPQ; this is encoded by the coding sequence GTGAAATGGGAAGATCGGATTTTTAAGTTATTCATTTTTTGGTATATCTGCGGTGTTATCTTGCTGGGTTTTGATTTATTGCCATCTTGGCTGGAATGGGCAAACGCCTTCTTCCTCATCCTGGCGGGAACACTCGGCTTCCTTTATTTATGGCGGCGCTTTGGCCCTGCAATCGGCGGGTCGATCGGCGTACTCATTTTCTTCTCGACCTTCATCGTCGAATGGGCTGGCGCAGACAGCGGTTTCTTGTTCGGTTCTTACGATTATACCGACCGCTTCGCCCCGAATGTCTTCGGCGTGCCGATCGCAATCGGGTTCGCTTGGCTCATGGTCATGGCGACAAGCCATGTCATCGCGCGCTGGATTGTGCCAGGCGGCGGCTTTCTTTATGCAGTCACTGGAGGCATTGCAGCGGTCATCATTGACTTGATCATCGACCCTGTCGCCTATAAAGTGAAAGGCTATTGGTTATGGGAAGATACAGGTTTCTACTATGATATTCCGTGGACCAATTTCACCGGCTGGTTCATCGTAGCGTTCATCCTTCACCTTATACTCGATGCCGCCTTCAAAAAGCAAAGGCTTGAAGTATCAGCTGGCCAGGCCGAAAAGCGCATGGCTCTGTTGTATGTACTGATGATCGCCTTGTTCGTGCTGCTCGGGTTGATCAACGGATTATGGCTCGCCGCCTTCCTGACCTCTATCTTGACGGCCGCAATTGTTGTCTTGGCATGGAAGAGGCGGCCGCAATGA